A genomic window from Anaeromicrobium sediminis includes:
- the ispE gene encoding 4-(cytidine 5'-diphospho)-2-C-methyl-D-erythritol kinase, giving the protein MNLAELKVEGRAKINLSLDVLRRREDGYHEVKMIMQQVDLYDEITLKTIDSGIVLDTNCEFIPTDDKNIAYKAAKMIIDKYNIDKGIKIYIDKNIPVGAGLAGGSTDAAAVLTGLNRLWDLNIPKEELMKMGKEIGADVPFCIMGGAALAEGIGEKLTPIEGLDSWIILCKPSLSVSTQSVYRNLKVDEIQIHPNTDEILSALKENQVRTVASNLCNVLENVTIEMHPVVKDIKKKMLEYGTLGTLMSGSGPTVFGIFRDYNKAKSAYDNLKKIYKQVYLIKTYNTREEEYGL; this is encoded by the coding sequence ATGAACTTGGCTGAATTAAAAGTAGAAGGAAGGGCTAAAATAAATTTATCATTAGATGTATTAAGAAGACGAGAAGATGGTTATCATGAAGTTAAGATGATTATGCAGCAGGTGGATCTTTATGATGAAATAACATTAAAGACTATAGACTCGGGAATAGTATTAGATACAAATTGTGAATTTATTCCCACTGACGATAAAAATATAGCTTATAAAGCTGCGAAGATGATTATTGATAAATATAATATAGATAAAGGTATAAAAATATATATAGATAAAAATATACCTGTAGGAGCAGGCTTAGCAGGAGGAAGTACGGATGCGGCTGCTGTTTTAACTGGACTAAATAGATTGTGGGATTTAAATATTCCTAAAGAAGAACTTATGAAAATGGGAAAAGAAATTGGAGCAGATGTCCCCTTTTGTATAATGGGAGGAGCTGCCCTTGCAGAAGGCATAGGAGAAAAATTAACTCCTATAGAAGGATTAGATTCTTGGATCATATTGTGTAAACCAAGTTTAAGTGTATCTACCCAATCTGTATATAGAAATTTAAAGGTGGATGAAATTCAAATTCACCCAAATACTGATGAAATATTATCAGCATTAAAGGAAAATCAGGTGAGAACTGTTGCATCTAATTTATGTAATGTACTTGAGAATGTAACAATAGAAATGCACCCTGTAGTAAAGGATATAAAGAAAAAGATGTTAGAGTATGGAACTTTAGGTACGCTAATGAGTGGAAGTGGACCTACTGTATTTGGAATTTTTAGAGATTATAATAAAGCTAAGTCAGCCTATGATAATTTGAAGAAAATATATAAGCAAGTATATCTTATAAAAACTTACAATACTAGGGAGGAAGAATATGGACTTTAA